In Lachancea thermotolerans CBS 6340 chromosome H complete sequence, a single genomic region encodes these proteins:
- the HOT1 gene encoding Hot1p (weakly similar to uniprot|Q03213 Saccharomyces cerevisiae YMR172W) has product MGSSAPAMANGNQASEVRGSLSNDALNLGLNLALPADTHDTAKTVGTVSGSSLADILGSNATPQAGGENGHASGTSNATPASALNEPTHAQIHSASPAQNAGIGPQRYGIIQQVSGSSELGTGNSTTTSVQICQRMDEVSARMIAMEEMFNKLYFKINEQEATIQHLRLQSEAFLTSILSEVRQVNHNMPILDNPDDNEKDGFVTDLLNSITNVSSNYLKKVNTKHSQKYKRQRQSMGGAGAASTDKPSKDAFGEAATSSSTRAINGTAGVAPNNGASAGQANLAAQSSKRAAPDSEHSKTHNSSFAESGGQTGQQLVQESHSYPVSEASQLPLPHYLTQQSFTLNPNGIKRRRANTATKPSFSQSHQDISSLNGIGSMSLPNLTLENLTRKNQPHSLGFNVNSDHNVSAGARLRHRNIEIQVGSDNVDSHELDLDSSEDEEGYQEDDEDRNSDRSAEAADAGRSYGARGNVINAAEEAEDETESYGGLFEPRNRSPGQQIHQRREDRRNFDRGRPVRAPGPTEQPLKATQVNAETKTAAAPRSGGPAADEHHTRLRERDLNYTLLKAPANVRAIWQEYIEGIDGQPAVKFLEEVYGNKWRLKKNVKTFARRKRLYKFIINGIKHGRSADDMIKILEDKRIYKNEHGEVKKRTIGWLQQSLSGI; this is encoded by the coding sequence ATGGGCAGTTCAGCACCTGCTATGGCGAACGGAAATCAGGCGTCAGAAGTACGAGGCTCGCTTTCGAACGACGCGCTGAACCTCGGGCTCAACTTagctcttccagcagatACACACGACACCGCGAAAACAGTGGGAACCGTTAGCGGTTCATCACTAGCAGACATACTTGGATCCAACGCTACGCCACAGGCTGGCGGGGAAAATGGCCACGCCTCAGGAACCAGCAATGCGACGCCAGCAAGCGCGCTGAACGAACCAACGCACGCACAGATACACAGTGCTTCTCCGGCGCAAAACGCCGGGATTGGGCCACAGCGTTATGGAATTATACAACAAGTCTCCGGCAGTTCTGAGCTGGGTACCGGGAACTCGACCACGACAAGTGTGCAGATTTGCCAGAGAATGGACGAGGTGAGCGCACGGATGATAGCAATGGAGGAAatgttcaacaagctgtACTTTAAAATCAACGAGCAAGAGGCAACTATACAGCACCTCAGGTTGCAGAGCGAGGCATTTCTCACAAGCATATTGAGCGAGGTTCGTCAAGTGAACCACAACATGCCCATCCTTGACAACCCAGATGACAACGAGAAGGATGGATTTGTTACAGATCTGCTGAATTCCATCACGAATGTCTCATCCAACTACTTAAAGAAGGTCAATACCAAGCACAGCCAGAAGTACAAGCGCCAACGACAGTCAATGGGCGGGGCTGGCGCTGCGAGCACAGACAAACCCTCGAAAGATGCGTTTGGTGAGGCTGCGACTAGTTCTTCGACCCGTGCCATAAACGGAACTGCAGGCGTCGCTCCTAACAATGGTGCCTCAGCAGGACAAGCCAACCTGGCTGCGCAGAGCTCGAAACGAGCAGCTCCCGACTCGGAGCACAGCAAAACGCACAATTCCAGCTTCGCGGAAAGTGGCGGCCAGACGGGGCAGCAACTGGTTCAGGAAAGCCACTCCTACCCAGTTTCTGAAGCTTCTCAACTGCCCCTGCCGCATTATTTAACCCAACAGTCCTTTACGTTGAATCCAAACGGCATCAAGAGGAGGAGAGCGAACACCGCGACTAAACCATCCTTTAGCCAAAGTCATCAAGACATCTCGTCTCTAAACGGGATAGGCTCCATGAGCTTGCCCAACTTGACCCTGGAAAATCTGACGCGCAAAAACCAGCCTCATTCATTGGGCTTCAATGTAAACTCTGACCACAACGTTTCTGCAGGAGCCAGGCTTCGACACAGGAATATCGAAATTCAAGTTGGCTCAGACAACGTGGATTCGCATGAGCTGGATCTAGATTCTTCTGAAGACGAGGAAGGATACCaagaggacgacgaggaccGTAATAGCGACAGATCGGCCGAGGCCGCGGACGCAGGACGCAGCTATGGCGCGAGGGGCAATGTAATCAatgctgctgaagaggcAGAGGATGAAACTGAAAGTTACGGAGGCTTGTTCGAACCGCGCAACCGCAGCCCAGGGCAGCAGATACACCAGCGACGTGAAGACCGTCGTAATTTCGACCGCGGCCGCCCTGTGCGAGCACCGGGCCCTACGGAGCAGCCGCTGAAAGCTACACAGGTAAACGCGGAGACCAAGACTGCCGCAGCTCCCCGCAGTGGGGGCCCAGCCGCAGATGAACATCACACTCGGCTGAGGGAGCGGGACCTGAATTACACGCTGCTCAAGGCGCCCGCCAACGTCCGTGCTATTTGGCAAGAATACATAGAGGGCATCGACGGCCAGCCTGCTGTCAAGTTCCTCGAGGAGGTCTACGGCAACAAGTGGCggctgaagaaaaacgTCAAAACGTTTGCACGACGCAAGCGCCTTTACAAGTTTATCATCAACGGGATCAAACACGGCCGCAGCGCGGACGATATGATAAAGATCCTCGAGGATAAGCGCATATACAAAAACGAGCACGGGGAGGTCAAGAAGCGAACCATAGGCTGGCTCCAGCAGAGCCTCAGTGGCATTTAG